The following nucleotide sequence is from Methanolinea sp..
GAGAAAATTCACAAGGTTGCCGGCCACGGCAGTCTTTTCAGAGGGCTGAGTGGGTGTGCATACAGTGATGACACTGCAGGCGTCCAGGAGACTGTCCCCCTGTTCGGTGGCCGGGGCCAGTCCGGGGTTCTCCTTGTTGGCAGGGCAGGTCCCCTCGTCCTTCAGGGTCTGTTTCTCTGGTTCAAGCTGGAGAGTCCCTCCCATGCCCTGCCCGGCCTCGTTATACCAGTTCCCGGACTCCCGGATGCCAGTGGTATAATCATCCCCCGCAGCCTTCCGGATGTTCTCCTCGGTGGAATGGGTCCCGGAGTGCAAGACAGGTACTTGTGGCTGCTGCGTGGTTGCAGTGGTACATCGGGCAGGAAATACCCTGCCGGTGGGGATGGAGGTGAGTGTTGCAAGGGCATGTGTGCTCTTCCGTGATCCTCTCATTGAACTCACAGGCTTTTAATGCAGGATGATTGATGAATATTTCCTTTTAACCCCCTACCAGGATCACCATCCAGCCAGGGCCTGTAATTGCTTCTCAGACAGGAAGATCCTCCTTGAGACCATTCGTAAGGTACAGCAGAACCTGAATCTCGAAGACAAGGCCTACTATATCGCCGACAGTGCGTTCTATACCGCTCCCAAACTGCAGACACCCGGTCAGCATACCTTCTGGATCAGCCATCCCCCTGCTACCATCGATGAAGCCAAGTCGCTGCTGTTTGCCGATATTCCCATGATCTCCGGGAAGGAGGAAGGATACTCGTTTCATGAGCGTCTCGTTACCTACGCCGGAATTGATCAGAAATGGATCGTGGTACATTCCGAGAAGAGGCGGATGGCAGGTGAGAAGAACTATGTGAGGAACCTGGCCAAGCGGCTGGAAAAAGCGCGTAAATCATGGAAGAAGCTCCGTGCCAAGGAACTTGCCTGTGAGCCCGATGCACGCATGGCTGCACGGTTGTGGTTTGATGCGTACCCTTACCTGTTCGCTGATAGTGTCCAGGTATTCTCAAAGACAAAAAAGAAGAACGTAAGAAAGGGGCGCCCGGGCAAGGATAAGGCTGTTGAGACAGTTTACTTGGTCGATTCGCCGCTTGAGATCGTTCCGGAAGTGGTTGAGCAGGAGAAAGCACGTCT
It contains:
- a CDS encoding IS1634 family transposase, translating into MIDEYFLLTPYQDHHPARACNCFSDRKILLETIRKVQQNLNLEDKAYYIADSAFYTAPKLQTPGQHTFWISHPPATIDEAKSLLFADIPMISGKEEGYSFHERLVTYAGIDQKWIVVHSEKRRMAGEKNYVRNLAKRLEKARKSWKKLRAKELACEPDARMAARLWFDAYPYLFADSVQVFSKTKKKNVRKGRPGKDKAVETVYLVDSPLEIVPEVVEQEKARLGRFILATNDLDLDPDTILNYYKPNFATFQYFHQI